In Risungbinella massiliensis, a single window of DNA contains:
- a CDS encoding PTS transporter subunit EIIC yields MADQKLAKQIIELLGNRKNIVTVNHCMTRLRVEVLDESKVQIAELKKTPGVMGIIQDDTIQVVLGPGKVSVITERICEILGIQKGEKVPNVNSEKDLDQLANETKNKYKTKNKTPFKMFLRKIGQIFIPLLPGIIGAGLLNGIVKFAEAMGVDKQIAIMQILAFISQCLFGYLAIFIGMNTTKEFGGTPVLGGIIGLVVFNPAIKDLKLTIFGESLTAGRGGIIAVLIAAYLVALVERNLRKIVPVVLDVIITPMLTLIMVGLATFYVVQPVGGLLAEGITSSFEYAMDIGGPVAGYILSALFLPLVLTGLHHGLIPIHTELLNSLGGNPLLPILAMAGAGEVGAAIAIWIKTKNKRLKSIIPGALVPGFMGIGEPLMYAVTIPLGRPFITACLGGGLGGAFVAWVSIKVSAVGGISGIPLALTVLENKYLLYLAGVLIAYIGGFILTYLFGYKEEMASQFD; encoded by the coding sequence ATGGCCGATCAGAAGTTGGCAAAACAGATCATTGAGTTATTAGGTAATCGAAAAAATATTGTTACTGTCAACCATTGTATGACCAGATTACGAGTAGAAGTGTTAGATGAGAGCAAAGTACAAATAGCAGAGCTAAAAAAGACTCCTGGTGTAATGGGTATAATCCAAGATGACACTATTCAAGTAGTATTAGGGCCAGGCAAAGTGAGCGTCATAACAGAGCGAATTTGCGAAATACTTGGTATTCAAAAAGGGGAGAAGGTCCCGAATGTAAATAGCGAGAAAGATTTGGATCAACTTGCTAACGAGACGAAAAATAAGTACAAAACCAAAAATAAAACTCCTTTTAAAATGTTCCTACGCAAAATTGGTCAAATCTTTATTCCGCTACTTCCAGGAATTATTGGAGCAGGATTGTTAAATGGAATCGTAAAATTCGCAGAAGCAATGGGTGTAGATAAGCAAATTGCGATCATGCAGATCTTGGCTTTTATCAGTCAATGCCTATTTGGATATCTCGCTATTTTTATTGGAATGAATACAACCAAAGAATTTGGCGGAACTCCAGTGCTTGGTGGTATTATTGGTTTGGTAGTATTTAACCCTGCTATTAAAGATTTAAAACTAACGATTTTTGGAGAAAGTTTGACTGCAGGTCGTGGTGGAATAATTGCTGTATTAATTGCAGCTTATTTAGTAGCATTAGTAGAGCGTAACTTACGTAAAATAGTTCCAGTTGTTCTAGATGTTATTATCACACCTATGTTAACGCTAATCATGGTAGGACTAGCAACGTTTTATGTAGTGCAACCAGTAGGTGGATTATTGGCAGAGGGGATCACCAGCTCCTTTGAATATGCGATGGATATAGGTGGGCCGGTCGCTGGATATATTTTATCTGCATTATTTTTACCACTGGTATTAACAGGTCTCCATCATGGGCTGATACCTATTCATACAGAACTGCTTAATTCATTAGGAGGAAATCCACTCCTTCCAATTCTTGCAATGGCGGGTGCTGGTGAAGTAGGAGCAGCTATTGCGATCTGGATAAAGACCAAAAACAAACGATTAAAATCGATTATACCCGGTGCTTTAGTACCTGGATTTATGGGTATTGGAGAACCATTGATGTATGCGGTTACAATACCACTTGGTCGGCCTTTTATAACTGCTTGTTTAGGCGGAGGTCTTGGTGGGGCTTTTGTTGCTTGGGTTTCGATCAAAGTAAGTGCTGTAGGTGGGATCTCTGGAATTCCCCTTGCCCTCACCGTTCTGGAGAATAAATACTTGTTATACTTAGCAGGTGTACTGATTGCTTATATTGGAGGGTTCATTTTAACGTACTTATTTGGATATAAAGAAGAAATGGCATCTCAGTTTGATTAA